One window of Leptolyngbyaceae cyanobacterium genomic DNA carries:
- the rpsF gene encoding 30S ribosomal protein S6, which translates to MNNYETMYILRPDLTDEQVNQAIEKYQSILRDNGAQDIEVQNRGKHRLAYEIKRQKDGVYVQMNYKGNGSFVAPMERAMRLSEEVIRYLTLKEEARKEAPESEETEEAAEAA; encoded by the coding sequence ATGAATAACTACGAAACCATGTACATTCTGCGTCCCGATTTGACGGACGAGCAAGTTAACCAAGCAATTGAAAAATATCAAAGCATATTGCGGGATAATGGCGCTCAAGATATCGAAGTGCAGAATCGTGGAAAACACCGACTAGCTTACGAAATCAAAAGACAAAAAGACGGTGTTTACGTACAGATGAACTACAAAGGCAATGGTAGCTTTGTCGCCCCAATGGAACGGGCGATGCGTCTGAGTGAAGAAGTGATCCGCTATCTAACTCTCAAAGAAGAAGCACGCAAAGAAGCGCCTGAGTCTGAGGAAACAGAAGAAGCAGCAGAAGCAGCTTAA